In Caretta caretta isolate rCarCar2 chromosome 20, rCarCar1.hap1, whole genome shotgun sequence, a single window of DNA contains:
- the LOC125628911 gene encoding gametocyte-specific factor 1-like: protein MDLEGNSVDALDPERLIQCPYDKYHQIRACRFPYHLIKCRKNHPEIAKQLATCPFNARHQVPRAEISRHISSCDDKSFIEEHIVSQSNNCQGEKMNIVSMWQPPPCDEDWDRDLQEQSNSTFVWGTFSSGVNSPGSSVVMEQKSNLMSGMRAPKSLPYSLSWKSRAGN from the exons TTGATGCTTTGGATCCAGAGAGGTTAATACAATGTCCCTATGATAAATATCATCAAATCAGGGCCTGTCGGTTTCCCTATCATCTTATAAAGTGCAGGAAG AACCACCCTGAAATTGCAAAGCAGCTAGCCACATGCCCCTTTAATGCCCGCCATCAGGTTCCCAGAGCTGAGATCAGCCGTCATATATCAAGCTGTGATGACAAAAGCTTCATTGAGGAGCACATTG TGAGTCAGTCAAATAACTGCCAGGGAGAGAAGATGAACATTGTCAGCATGTGGCAGCCGCCCCCATGTGACGAAGATTGGGATAGAG ATCTACAGGAGCAATCAAATTCTACTTTCGTTTGGGGCACGTTCAGTAGTGGCGTAAACAG CCCTGGGTCCAGCGTAGTAATGGAACAAAAGAGTAACCTAATGTCAGGCATGAGAGCACCCAAGTCCTTGCCGTATAGCCTATCCTGGAAAAGCA GAGCCGGTAACTGA